The Micromonospora sp. NBC_01740 genome includes a window with the following:
- a CDS encoding LytR/AlgR family response regulator transcription factor, whose product MGAAGFLRVLAVDDEPPALDELAYHLRADPRVARLHTAGDATEALRVLRDGDVDVVFLDIRMPGLDGMELARVLRRFARPPAIVFVTAYDDGAVDAFDLGATDYVRKPVRAERLAESLRRVIGARVVPSHPAALARAEEDPTIPIELAGTTRMLPRSAVRWVEAQGDYARLHTADGSHLVRVSLATLAERWADAGFVRIHRSYLVQLKLIAELRLVNSGYVVVVDSAELPVSRRHTRELKDKLVRAAKQDWNR is encoded by the coding sequence GTGGGGGCGGCCGGGTTCCTGCGGGTGCTGGCGGTCGACGACGAGCCGCCGGCGCTGGACGAGTTGGCGTACCACCTGCGGGCCGACCCCCGGGTGGCCCGGCTGCACACGGCGGGGGACGCGACGGAGGCGCTGCGGGTGCTCCGCGACGGCGACGTGGACGTGGTCTTCCTCGACATCCGGATGCCCGGGCTGGACGGCATGGAGCTGGCCCGGGTGCTGCGCCGCTTCGCCCGGCCACCGGCGATCGTCTTCGTCACCGCGTACGACGACGGGGCGGTGGACGCGTTCGACCTGGGCGCCACCGACTACGTCCGCAAGCCCGTACGCGCCGAGCGGCTCGCCGAGTCGCTGCGCCGGGTGATCGGCGCGCGGGTGGTGCCGTCGCACCCGGCGGCGCTGGCCCGGGCGGAGGAGGACCCGACCATCCCCATCGAGCTGGCCGGTACGACGCGGATGCTGCCCCGCTCGGCGGTGCGCTGGGTGGAGGCGCAGGGCGACTACGCCCGCCTGCACACCGCCGACGGCTCGCACCTGGTCCGGGTGTCGCTGGCGACCCTCGCGGAGCGCTGGGCGGACGCCGGGTTCGTCCGCATCCACCGGTCCTACCTGGTGCAGCTCAAGCTGATCGCGGAGCTGCGGCTGGTCAACTCCGGCTACGTCGTGGTGGTCGACTCGGCGGAGCTGCCGGTCAGCCGCCGGCACACCCGCGAGCTGAAGGACAAGCTGGTCCGCGCGGCGAAGCAGGACTGGAACCGCTGA
- a CDS encoding DUF5701 family protein, whose protein sequence is MFDAATEFDRQLDRLVELGYPALAELTEDAFRDLVAPLRAAAVAGAADLPAPTEGRVPFLLVVTRDLVPVEERVALTTLAGKRKPGIVDRHYAEGDLPKFDPIKELEVPAGPAYLLFDVDRGEETLNLAPAVAMEVITGQDRLPLTIDEGLAFVTLYPEALAKNKCFSLVGSRCGDKRVPALWISQGAPKLGWCWYGNPHTWLGSASARPERVGLEHVDTK, encoded by the coding sequence TTGTTCGACGCCGCGACCGAATTCGACCGCCAGCTCGACCGGCTGGTGGAGCTGGGCTATCCGGCCCTGGCCGAGCTGACCGAGGACGCCTTCCGTGACCTGGTCGCGCCGCTGCGCGCGGCGGCCGTCGCCGGGGCGGCCGACCTGCCCGCCCCGACCGAGGGGCGGGTGCCCTTCCTTCTGGTGGTCACCCGCGACCTGGTGCCGGTGGAGGAGCGCGTCGCGCTGACCACCCTCGCCGGCAAGCGGAAGCCGGGGATCGTCGACCGGCACTACGCCGAGGGCGACCTGCCGAAGTTCGACCCGATCAAGGAGCTGGAGGTGCCGGCCGGGCCGGCGTACCTGCTCTTCGACGTCGACCGGGGCGAGGAGACGCTGAATCTCGCGCCCGCCGTCGCCATGGAGGTGATCACCGGCCAGGACCGGCTGCCGCTCACCATCGACGAGGGGCTCGCCTTCGTCACCCTGTACCCGGAGGCGCTGGCGAAGAACAAGTGCTTCTCGCTGGTCGGCTCCCGCTGCGGCGACAAGCGGGTGCCGGCGCTCTGGATCAGCCAGGGCGCGCCGAAGCTCGGCTGGTGCTGGTACGGCAACCCGCACACCTGGCTCGGCTCCGCCTCCGCCCGCCCGGAGCGCGTCGGCCTGGAGCACGTCGACACGAAGTGA
- a CDS encoding DUF485 domain-containing protein, translating to MPGRPTPPQPRTRIVLAEVSRREDRAERTRAELAQQTRVGDALVRGLVRAQFALALRLSLVVAIGLGGLPWLFAVAPAVGRVTVLGVNLPWLLLGVASFPFLIAVGWAYVRLAERNEQDFTDLVQRPER from the coding sequence GTGCCGGGGCGGCCCACGCCACCCCAGCCCCGGACCCGGATCGTGCTGGCCGAGGTGTCCCGCCGCGAGGACCGGGCGGAACGCACCCGCGCCGAGCTGGCCCAGCAGACCCGGGTCGGCGACGCGCTCGTACGGGGGCTGGTCCGGGCCCAGTTCGCGCTGGCCCTGCGGCTCTCCCTGGTGGTGGCGATCGGGCTCGGCGGGCTGCCGTGGCTCTTCGCCGTCGCGCCCGCCGTCGGCCGGGTCACCGTGCTCGGCGTCAACCTGCCCTGGCTGCTGCTCGGGGTGGCGTCGTTCCCGTTCCTGATCGCCGTCGGCTGGGCGTACGTGCGGTTGGCCGAGCGCAACGAGCAGGACTTCACCGACCTGGTCCAGCGGCCGGAGCGCTGA
- a CDS encoding sodium/solute symporter, translated as MGNGFVVPAIVAVTLVTVGIGFYGLRLARTTSDFLVASRAISPTWNAAAIGGEYLSAASFLGVAGLILKYGVDVLWYPVGFAAGYLALLLFVAAPLRRSGAFTLPDFCELRLGSRRLRTLATVFVIFIGWLYLVPQLQGAGLTLATVTGSPYPLGALLVAVVVTANVALGGMRAITFVQAFQYWLKLTALAVPAIFLALQWQADARPAVTPPDGPTFRTATTVVVEHRATLTHPDGRIQEVRPGDELSFAAGDPVPEVSGVATDAADWLLPSAAGDDDRGLFATYSLILATFLGTMGLPHVLVRFYTNPDGAAARRTTLVVLALVGAFYLLPTIYGVLGRIYTPQLLLSGQTDAVVVLLPGAALGDGTAGRLLAALVAAGAFAAFLSTSSGLLTSVAGVISTDVLGRGSVRGFRLATVIAGAVPTVLALNLAGLDVSQVVGLAFAVAASSFCPLLVLGIWWRGLTDLGAAAGILVGGGAAVGAVLVTVLGPPLSGWPATLTAQPAAWTVPLAFTVMVAVSMATRRRAPADIGATMLRLHAPEALRL; from the coding sequence GTGGGCAACGGCTTCGTCGTACCGGCGATCGTGGCGGTCACCCTGGTCACCGTCGGCATCGGCTTCTACGGGCTGCGGCTGGCGCGGACCACCTCCGACTTCCTGGTCGCCTCGCGGGCGATCAGCCCCACCTGGAACGCCGCCGCCATCGGCGGGGAGTACCTGTCGGCGGCGAGCTTCCTCGGGGTCGCCGGGCTGATCCTCAAGTACGGCGTCGACGTGCTCTGGTATCCCGTCGGCTTCGCCGCCGGCTACCTCGCCCTGCTGCTCTTCGTGGCCGCGCCGCTGCGCCGCTCCGGTGCGTTCACCCTGCCGGACTTCTGCGAGCTGCGGCTCGGGTCGCGTCGGCTGCGCACCCTCGCCACCGTCTTCGTGATCTTCATCGGCTGGCTCTACCTGGTGCCGCAGCTCCAGGGGGCGGGGCTGACGCTGGCCACGGTGACCGGCTCGCCGTACCCGTTGGGGGCCCTGCTGGTGGCCGTGGTGGTCACCGCGAACGTCGCGCTCGGCGGCATGCGCGCGATCACCTTCGTGCAGGCCTTCCAGTACTGGCTGAAGCTGACCGCGCTGGCCGTACCGGCGATCTTCCTGGCGTTGCAGTGGCAGGCCGACGCCCGCCCGGCGGTGACCCCGCCCGACGGGCCGACGTTCCGGACCGCCACCACCGTCGTGGTCGAGCACCGCGCGACCCTCACCCACCCCGACGGCCGGATCCAGGAGGTACGCCCCGGCGACGAGCTCTCCTTCGCCGCCGGCGACCCGGTGCCGGAGGTGTCCGGGGTCGCCACCGACGCCGCCGACTGGCTGCTGCCCAGCGCCGCCGGGGACGACGACCGAGGGCTGTTCGCCACGTACTCGCTGATCCTGGCCACGTTCCTCGGCACGATGGGCCTGCCGCACGTGCTGGTCCGCTTCTACACCAACCCCGACGGCGCCGCCGCCCGCCGCACCACGCTGGTGGTGCTCGCCCTGGTCGGGGCGTTCTACCTGCTGCCCACCATCTACGGGGTGCTCGGCCGGATCTACACCCCGCAACTGCTGCTCAGCGGGCAGACCGACGCGGTGGTGGTGCTGCTGCCCGGCGCGGCGCTCGGCGACGGCACCGCCGGCCGGCTGCTCGCCGCGCTGGTCGCGGCCGGCGCGTTCGCGGCCTTCCTCTCCACCTCGTCGGGGCTGCTCACCAGCGTCGCCGGGGTGATCTCCACGGACGTGCTGGGGCGCGGCTCGGTACGCGGCTTCCGGCTCGCCACGGTGATCGCCGGGGCCGTGCCGACGGTGCTCGCGCTCAACCTCGCCGGGCTGGACGTGTCCCAGGTCGTCGGGCTGGCCTTCGCGGTCGCCGCGTCCAGCTTCTGCCCCCTGCTGGTGCTCGGCATCTGGTGGCGCGGGCTGACCGACCTCGGCGCCGCCGCCGGGATCCTGGTCGGCGGCGGCGCGGCGGTCGGGGCGGTGCTGGTCACGGTGCTCGGCCCGCCGCTGTCCGGCTGGCCGGCCACGCTCACCGCCCAGCCGGCCGCCTGGACGGTGCCGCTCGCCTTCACCGTGATGGTGGCGGTCTCGATGGCGACCCGCCGCCGGGCGCCGGCTGACATCGGCGCCACCATGCTCCGCCTGCACGCCCCGGAGGCGCTACGGCTGTAA
- a CDS encoding ABC transporter ATP-binding protein, translated as MTAEHPALSLRGLAKHFDGKVAVAGVDLDVPAGSFYGLLGPNGAGKTTTLSMAVGLLRPDAGDARVLGHDVWADPVQAKQLLGVMPDGVRLFDRLSGAELLAYHGLLRGMDPAVVDQRAAELLDVLALGDAGRTLVVDYSAGMKKKIGLACALLHGPRLLVLDEPFEAVDPVSAALIRDILHRYVTGGGTVVFSSHVMEVVERLCSHVAILAAGTIKRVGPIDEVRGGRSLEQVFVEVVGGRTATGEELAWLSR; from the coding sequence ATGACTGCTGAGCACCCGGCGCTCTCCCTGCGTGGCCTGGCGAAACACTTCGACGGCAAGGTCGCCGTCGCCGGTGTCGACCTCGACGTGCCGGCCGGCTCCTTCTACGGACTGCTCGGCCCGAACGGCGCGGGGAAGACCACCACCCTGTCGATGGCGGTCGGGCTGCTCCGACCGGACGCCGGCGACGCCCGGGTGCTCGGTCACGACGTCTGGGCCGACCCGGTGCAGGCGAAGCAGCTGCTCGGCGTGATGCCCGACGGCGTACGGCTCTTCGACCGGCTCAGCGGCGCGGAGCTGCTCGCGTACCACGGCCTGCTGCGGGGGATGGACCCGGCGGTGGTCGACCAGCGGGCGGCGGAGCTGCTGGACGTGCTCGCGCTCGGCGACGCCGGCCGGACCCTGGTGGTCGACTACTCGGCGGGCATGAAGAAGAAGATCGGGCTGGCCTGTGCGTTGCTGCACGGGCCCCGGCTGCTGGTGCTGGACGAGCCCTTCGAGGCGGTCGACCCGGTGTCGGCCGCGCTGATCCGGGACATCCTGCACCGCTACGTGACCGGGGGCGGCACCGTCGTCTTCTCCAGCCACGTGATGGAGGTCGTCGAGCGGCTCTGCTCGCACGTGGCGATCCTGGCGGCGGGCACCATCAAGCGGGTCGGTCCCATCGACGAGGTGCGCGGCGGCCGCTCGCTGGAGCAGGTCTTCGTCGAGGTGGTCGGCGGCCGTACGGCGACCGGCGAGGAGTTGGCGTGGCTGTCGCGGTGA
- a CDS encoding ABC transporter permease encodes MAVAVTEPTVSAQPVRKVSARHFVRLKLRVMGNNFRGQGWRVALFVGGAVAGLWFAGTGFFLFAAPGLADESRWALMVAAFGGGLTVLGWLLLPLVFFGVDETLDPARFALLPLPRRTLVTGLFAAAFVSVPTISVLLALCGLVVTAGALGGWSAAAVALVGVVGGLLLCVAAARAVTSAFATALRSRRVRDLAAVLLAVLAALLGPLQLLGIAALSDADWDRLQGVAEVVAWTPFGAPWTAGIDVAEGRPWAAPVKLLITAATIVALLAWWSRSLESAMVGTASAGPARPQRGATGGAVAQLFPRAVGWARRDRFGALVAREARYWWRDARRRANLITVAVVGLFVPVMVNLGGSGFTIDGAEGFTASSDPSPVLSSLSMLFVGLLAAVTLANQFGFDGSAYAANVVAGVSGQQELRARMAAFSLYVLPMLAVISVVVAVVIGEPGWIGLMAGTLFATYGAGLAVNCFVSVLGAYSLPETSNPFALNTGAGIAKSFLTLLAMLATAVAAVPMVVAAGLLGDVWLWLALPLGAAYGLGAALLGAYLAGDVLDRRMPELLATVTPRR; translated from the coding sequence GTGGCTGTCGCGGTGACCGAACCGACCGTCTCCGCCCAGCCCGTCCGGAAGGTCTCCGCCCGGCACTTCGTCCGGCTCAAGCTGCGGGTGATGGGCAACAACTTCCGGGGTCAGGGCTGGCGGGTCGCCCTCTTCGTGGGCGGCGCGGTGGCCGGGCTCTGGTTCGCCGGCACCGGCTTCTTCCTCTTCGCCGCGCCCGGCCTGGCCGACGAGAGCCGCTGGGCGCTGATGGTGGCCGCCTTCGGCGGTGGCCTGACGGTGCTCGGCTGGCTGCTGTTGCCGCTGGTCTTCTTCGGGGTGGACGAGACGCTGGACCCGGCGAGGTTCGCGCTGCTGCCGCTGCCCCGCCGCACGCTCGTCACCGGGCTCTTCGCCGCCGCCTTCGTCAGCGTCCCCACGATCTCGGTGCTGCTGGCCCTGTGCGGGCTGGTGGTCACCGCCGGAGCGCTGGGCGGCTGGTCGGCCGCCGCGGTCGCCCTCGTCGGGGTGGTCGGCGGGCTGCTGCTCTGCGTCGCCGCGGCTCGCGCGGTGACCAGCGCCTTCGCCACCGCGCTGCGGTCCCGCCGGGTCCGCGACCTCGCCGCCGTGCTGCTCGCCGTACTCGCCGCGCTGCTCGGGCCGTTGCAGCTCCTGGGCATCGCCGCCCTCTCCGACGCCGACTGGGACCGCCTCCAGGGGGTGGCAGAGGTGGTCGCCTGGACCCCGTTCGGCGCTCCCTGGACGGCCGGCATCGACGTGGCCGAGGGCCGCCCCTGGGCCGCGCCGGTGAAGCTGCTGATCACGGCGGCGACGATCGTCGCGCTGCTGGCCTGGTGGTCCCGCTCGCTCGAGTCCGCGATGGTGGGCACGGCCAGTGCCGGGCCGGCCCGCCCCCAGCGCGGCGCGACCGGTGGAGCGGTCGCCCAGCTCTTCCCGAGGGCCGTCGGCTGGGCCCGGCGGGACCGGTTCGGCGCTCTCGTCGCCCGGGAGGCCCGCTACTGGTGGCGGGACGCCCGACGCCGGGCCAACCTGATCACCGTCGCGGTCGTCGGTCTCTTCGTGCCGGTCATGGTCAACCTGGGCGGCTCGGGCTTCACGATCGACGGCGCGGAGGGGTTCACGGCCAGCTCCGACCCGTCCCCGGTGCTGTCCAGCCTGTCGATGCTCTTCGTCGGGCTGCTCGCCGCCGTCACCCTGGCCAACCAGTTCGGCTTCGACGGCAGCGCGTACGCGGCGAACGTGGTCGCGGGCGTCTCCGGCCAGCAGGAGCTGCGCGCCCGGATGGCCGCGTTCTCGCTCTATGTCCTGCCGATGCTGGCGGTGATCTCCGTGGTCGTCGCGGTGGTCATCGGCGAGCCCGGCTGGATCGGGCTGATGGCGGGCACCCTGTTCGCCACGTACGGCGCGGGGCTGGCGGTGAACTGCTTCGTCTCGGTGCTCGGGGCGTACTCGCTGCCGGAGACGAGCAACCCGTTCGCGCTGAACACCGGTGCCGGGATCGCGAAGAGCTTCCTCACCCTGCTGGCGATGCTCGCCACCGCGGTGGCGGCGGTGCCGATGGTGGTGGCCGCCGGGCTGCTCGGCGACGTCTGGCTCTGGCTGGCCCTGCCGCTCGGGGCCGCGTACGGCCTGGGGGCGGCGCTGCTCGGCGCGTACCTGGCCGGCGACGTGCTGGACCGCCGGATGCCGGAACTGCTCGCCACGGTCACCCCGCGCCGCTGA
- a CDS encoding SRPBCC family protein has product MPVVEAVITVPVPPELAFAVSQTTAPVRYRWDPFVREQHFTDGATRPGKGVRTFTRSRHGLAMVSEYVSWAPPSHVGMKMVRGPWFFEMFAGGWRFAPAPEPGHAIATWRYSFRCRPAFLRPVADRIGSWLLGRDIRRRIAGYAAGCTDPEVLAAARRSLTADD; this is encoded by the coding sequence ATGCCCGTCGTCGAAGCGGTGATCACCGTGCCGGTCCCACCCGAACTGGCCTTCGCGGTCTCCCAGACCACGGCGCCCGTGCGCTACCGGTGGGACCCGTTCGTGCGGGAGCAGCACTTCACCGACGGGGCGACCCGGCCCGGCAAGGGCGTGCGGACCTTCACCAGGTCCCGGCACGGCCTGGCGATGGTCAGCGAGTACGTCTCCTGGGCCCCACCGAGCCACGTCGGGATGAAGATGGTGCGCGGGCCGTGGTTCTTCGAGATGTTCGCCGGCGGCTGGCGGTTCGCGCCGGCCCCGGAGCCCGGCCACGCCATCGCCACCTGGCGGTACAGCTTCCGCTGCCGGCCCGCGTTCCTCCGCCCGGTCGCGGACCGGATCGGCTCCTGGCTGCTCGGCCGCGACATCCGCCGCCGGATCGCCGGGTACGCCGCCGGCTGCACCGACCCGGAGGTGCTGGCCGCCGC